The Chitinophagales bacterium genome includes a region encoding these proteins:
- the dapA gene encoding 4-hydroxy-tetrahydrodipicolinate synthase: MNKNKFRGTGVALITPFKSDHSIDFDALERLIHFNIDNGIDYFVSLGTTGETATLSKEERNKVWAFTAKSVKGKVPLVAGIGGNNTAEIVETARQFRQDGFEAILSVSPYYNKPAQEGIYRHFMQIAEASPLPIILYNVPGRTGSNIAASTTIRLAKASEQFIGIKEASGNFAQCMHIMKEKPGNFLVISGDDIITLPLVSLGIDGVISVVAQAFPKDFSGMVHEALQGNFAAAQQLHLKLLDYMEWFFEEGSPGGVKAALHVLGICEQVLRLPLVPVSDTLYQRIAASVRKYNQ, from the coding sequence ATGAATAAAAACAAATTCCGTGGAACAGGTGTCGCACTGATTACTCCTTTCAAATCAGATCACAGCATTGATTTTGATGCGCTGGAGCGGTTGATTCATTTCAATATCGACAATGGTATTGATTATTTTGTCTCATTAGGTACAACAGGTGAAACGGCTACCCTCAGTAAGGAGGAAAGAAATAAAGTTTGGGCTTTTACCGCAAAATCGGTTAAAGGAAAGGTACCGCTTGTGGCCGGTATTGGCGGTAACAACACAGCCGAAATTGTTGAAACAGCCAGGCAGTTCCGGCAGGATGGTTTTGAAGCTATACTATCGGTAAGTCCGTATTACAACAAACCTGCACAGGAAGGTATCTACCGTCATTTCATGCAAATAGCGGAAGCGTCGCCGCTGCCAATTATTTTGTATAACGTACCCGGAAGAACAGGTTCCAATATTGCTGCATCAACCACCATCCGTCTAGCAAAGGCAAGTGAACAGTTTATTGGCATTAAAGAAGCTTCCGGAAATTTTGCGCAATGCATGCATATCATGAAAGAGAAGCCCGGCAACTTCCTGGTCATTTCCGGTGACGACATCATCACCTTGCCATTGGTAAGTTTAGGAATTGATGGCGTGATCTCCGTAGTCGCACAGGCCTTCCCCAAAGATTTTTCCGGCATGGTGCATGAAGCTCTGCAGGGAAATTTTGCAGCCGCGCAACAACTGCACCTGAAGCTGCTCGATTATATGGAATGGTTCTTTGAAGAAGGAAGTCCGGGAGGCGTGAAAGCTGCACTGCATGTGCTTGGCATCTGCGAACAGGTGCTGCGTTTACCACTCGTTCCTGTAAGTGATACGCTTTATCAACGTATCGCCGCTTCGGTGAGGAAATACAATCAATGA
- a CDS encoding aminotransferase class I/II-fold pyridoxal phosphate-dependent enzyme, giving the protein MDLFEKLLKNRGPIGQYSKIAHGYFSFPKLEGEISNRMIFRGKERIIWSLNNYLGLANHPEVRKADAEAATRWGLAYPMGARMMSGNSDLHEQLEKELANFEGKKDAILFNYGYQGIMSAIDCLVDRRDIIVYDAESHACIIDGLRMHLGKRFVYAHNDIDSCEKQLQRATELANDSGGAIMVITEGVFGMGGDQGKLKEIVALKKKYSFRLMVDDAHGFGTMGKTGAGTGEEQGVQDEIDLYFSTFAKSMASIGAFMAGDEQVIEYLRYNTRSQIFAKALPMPFVVGNLKRLELLQTQPQLKDRLWENVRALQSGLKERGFDIGQSNTPVTPVYLKGSPSEAANMIMDIRENYNIFLSIVVYPVVPKGVMLLRLTPTAVHTLQDIDETLKCFSEVAEKLKAGTYQTQKLVGVV; this is encoded by the coding sequence ATGGATTTATTTGAAAAACTGCTAAAAAACAGGGGTCCAATTGGGCAATATTCAAAAATTGCTCATGGGTACTTCTCATTTCCGAAGCTCGAAGGCGAGATAAGCAACCGTATGATCTTCAGAGGTAAGGAACGCATCATCTGGAGCCTCAACAACTATCTCGGGCTTGCCAATCACCCCGAAGTCCGCAAGGCGGACGCCGAGGCTGCGACAAGATGGGGCCTCGCTTACCCGATGGGCGCGCGTATGATGTCGGGCAACTCTGATCTTCATGAGCAACTGGAAAAAGAGCTTGCGAATTTTGAAGGGAAGAAGGATGCCATCCTGTTCAACTACGGATACCAGGGCATTATGTCTGCCATTGATTGCCTGGTTGACCGGCGTGATATCATCGTGTATGATGCCGAATCACATGCCTGTATCATTGATGGCTTAAGGATGCACCTGGGAAAACGATTTGTTTATGCGCATAACGATATCGACAGTTGTGAAAAGCAATTACAACGCGCCACTGAACTCGCTAATGACTCCGGCGGAGCGATAATGGTTATCACGGAAGGTGTTTTTGGTATGGGCGGCGATCAGGGCAAACTGAAAGAGATCGTTGCGCTGAAAAAGAAGTATAGTTTCCGCCTGATGGTGGATGATGCACATGGGTTCGGTACGATGGGCAAAACAGGCGCCGGAACCGGCGAAGAACAAGGTGTTCAGGATGAAATTGACCTTTACTTTTCCACCTTCGCGAAATCGATGGCCAGCATCGGTGCCTTTATGGCCGGCGATGAACAGGTGATTGAATATCTGCGTTACAATACACGATCGCAGATTTTTGCCAAAGCGCTGCCTATGCCTTTCGTGGTGGGCAATCTTAAAAGACTCGAGTTGCTGCAAACGCAGCCGCAGCTCAAAGACAGACTTTGGGAAAATGTACGTGCCTTGCAAAGCGGGTTGAAGGAACGGGGATTTGATATCGGTCAATCCAATACGCCTGTTACACCGGTTTACCTGAAGGGATCACCCTCTGAAGCGGCAAACATGATTATGGATATCAGGGAGAACTACAATATTTTCCTTTCTATCGTTGTTTATCCTGTTGTTCCGAAAGGTGTGATGCTGCTTCGATTGACGCCTACAGCCGTGCATACCCTGCAGGATATTGATGAAACACTCAAATGTTTCAGCGAAGTGGCCGAAAAACTGAAAGCAGGAACCTATCAGACGCAGAAGCTGGTTGGCGTGGTATAG
- a CDS encoding acetyl-CoA carboxylase carboxyltransferase subunit alpha: MTYLDFEKPIEELQEQLDKLKKIGENGKVDMASALKELDDKMLETRKAIYTNLSGWQRVQLSRHPERPYTLYYLSQMCSKFIELHGDRNMGDDKAMVGGFGRLDNETILFVGQQKGVNTKQRQYRNFGMANPEGYRKALRLMKLAEKFNIPIVTLIDTPGAYPGLEAEERGQAEAIARNLYEMTLLKVPVICIVIGEGASGGALGIGIGDRVLMMENTWYSVISPESCSSILWHSWNYKEQAAEQLKLDAKNMYDFKLVDGVIKEPLGGAHNNPEEMAKILKREIKKHLIDLKDLTPKERIEARIKKFSSMGFFEE, from the coding sequence ATGACCTATCTCGATTTTGAAAAGCCGATCGAAGAGCTGCAGGAGCAATTGGACAAGCTGAAGAAGATTGGGGAGAACGGCAAGGTTGATATGGCATCTGCTCTTAAAGAGCTGGATGACAAAATGCTGGAAACAAGGAAGGCTATCTATACAAATCTCAGCGGCTGGCAGCGCGTACAGCTCTCACGGCATCCGGAGAGGCCCTATACACTTTATTATCTTTCGCAGATGTGCAGTAAATTTATTGAGCTGCATGGCGACAGGAATATGGGTGACGACAAGGCGATGGTGGGCGGTTTTGGCAGACTCGATAATGAAACAATTCTGTTTGTCGGACAGCAAAAGGGCGTTAATACCAAGCAACGGCAGTACCGGAATTTCGGCATGGCTAATCCCGAAGGCTATCGTAAGGCATTGCGTTTAATGAAACTGGCCGAGAAATTCAATATCCCTATCGTTACGCTCATTGATACGCCCGGAGCCTATCCCGGGCTGGAAGCTGAAGAACGCGGGCAGGCTGAAGCCATTGCGAGGAACCTGTACGAGATGACCTTGCTGAAAGTACCCGTGATTTGTATTGTGATCGGTGAAGGTGCTTCAGGTGGTGCACTCGGCATTGGCATCGGCGATCGTGTGCTGATGATGGAGAATACGTGGTATTCCGTGATATCACCCGAGTCATGCTCATCCATATTATGGCACAGCTGGAACTATAAAGAACAGGCAGCCGAACAACTGAAGCTCGATGCAAAAAACATGTACGATTTTAAACTGGTTGATGGCGTAATTAAAGAGCCACTTGGCGGTGCACATAACAATCCCGAAGAGATGGCAAAAATCCTTAAGAGGGAAATCAAGAAACACCTGATCGACTTAAAAGACCTCACTCCCAAAGAGCGTATCGAGGCAAGAATTAAGAAATTTTCATCCATGGGCTTTTTTGAAGAATAA